Proteins from a single region of Candidatus Thermodiscus eudorianus:
- the cas1 gene encoding CRISPR-associated endonuclease Cas1 → MRLLVIRSKATLKIKGRATLVIKIGDRISEKALRDIDSVLVIGSGISIDSAVPPSLSLHNIPLAILAKDSISILMNPIVTRYNNYRRLQYQLDKIKALSIALRYIEAKIKGMINILKYHGVEPPNIPAPPQDIEDADTYEAEIRLWESTASSLLWSNLQSLLDPNILEKLHIEYSFKGRKPRHPDPFNKTLSVMYATIYSLTTKALIAAGLDPTYGFLHRTRYSTPLTFDYSEMFKPIAIEATISLINNEGLPELDEGELTRPWVNTAIKYLYDYLTLKHKDTKKTPYQHLYLKAFCLAKHLEGKCREDRLTVVWSRAQYRRRKRT, encoded by the coding sequence TTGAGGTTGCTCGTCATAAGAAGTAAGGCTACTCTTAAGATAAAGGGTAGGGCAACGCTTGTAATAAAGATAGGCGACCGTATAAGCGAAAAAGCGCTTAGAGATATAGACTCGGTTCTAGTGATAGGCTCCGGGATATCCATAGACTCGGCAGTACCTCCCAGCCTGAGCCTTCACAATATCCCGTTGGCGATCCTAGCCAAGGATAGTATATCTATCTTGATGAATCCCATAGTAACGAGATATAACAACTATAGAAGGCTACAGTACCAACTCGACAAGATAAAAGCACTCAGTATAGCGTTAAGATACATAGAGGCAAAAATCAAAGGAATGATCAACATATTAAAATACCATGGTGTAGAACCGCCCAACATCCCAGCACCACCACAAGATATCGAAGACGCAGATACATACGAGGCCGAAATAAGACTATGGGAATCCACAGCCTCAAGCCTATTATGGAGTAACCTACAGAGCCTACTCGACCCCAATATACTAGAAAAACTACACATAGAATATAGCTTTAAAGGTAGAAAACCACGACATCCAGATCCCTTCAACAAAACACTAAGCGTAATGTACGCAACAATATACTCGCTAACCACAAAAGCTCTAATCGCAGCCGGACTAGACCCCACATACGGCTTCCTACACAGAACCCGCTACAGCACGCCTTTAACATTCGATTATAGTGAAATGTTTAAGCCAATAGCAATAGAAGCCACAATATCATTAATAAACAACGAAGGCTTACCAGAACTAGACGAAGGAGAACTGACCCGCCCATGGGTAAACACAGCAATAAAATACCTATACGATTACTTAACACTAAAACATAAAGACACTAAAAAGACCCCATACCAGCACTTATACTTAAAAGCTTTTTGCCTAGCAAAACACCTTGAGGGCAAATGCAGAGAAGACAGATTGACGGTTGTGTGGAGTAGGGCCCAATACAGGCGACGTAAAAGAACATAA
- the cas2 gene encoding CRISPR-associated endonuclease Cas2, with the protein MIVIVAYDIGDESRRGRLRRYLRRLGLSRVNRSVYAGPGTATTARLVAEKAKKLVEDSDSLFIIVVREDEYQRAHVFEGKDYYIVQERRFEVY; encoded by the coding sequence GTGATTGTTATTGTCGCCTATGATATTGGGGATGAGTCGAGGAGAGGTAGATTGCGGCGTTACTTGCGGAGGCTGGGCTTGTCTAGAGTTAACAGGAGCGTCTACGCTGGGCCTGGAACAGCTACTACAGCGAGGCTCGTGGCGGAGAAGGCTAAGAAGCTCGTTGAAGACAGCGATTCACTGTTTATTATCGTGGTTAGAGAGGACGAGTATCAGAGGGCACATGTATTTGAGGGCAAGGATTACTACATCGTGCAAGAGCGAAGATTCGAGGTATACTAG
- the cas7d gene encoding type I-D CRISPR-associated protein Cas7/Csc2, whose protein sequence is MSLEHILEEVRPCLRSIGEEGRIFPNGKKIEVVFTIKAANMLLLRTEGPGDINEATLPESGISVPVIQPQKLMATVRRRLLQALRLYRDSGADLKPYIEKASELGFKKAKEHLKSGWNCTIQPPLAQSGEKSTDTGMDGYCPACTIFGVALTDAQYSKASKMSVGIKTRVHFDPAFATSRQVQPETHNKVTEGVISTTGGALFSDIHVMPGTLFIGRVTLHDVTEPELLAVLYSLVTTEEIGGRSGVYGTVKIELLGIRCGTYSLTTALDLADKIASENLKKPSEITSKLKEIITQMGFISINNDGILSRVNPAEKDGVFKELWDASIDFAEQMDKLVSGLK, encoded by the coding sequence ATGAGTCTCGAGCATATCTTAGAGGAGGTTAGGCCCTGTCTACGTAGTATCGGGGAAGAGGGCCGCATCTTCCCAAACGGTAAGAAGATAGAGGTAGTCTTTACAATAAAAGCGGCCAATATGCTACTACTAAGAACCGAAGGACCCGGAGACATTAACGAAGCTACACTACCAGAGAGCGGAATAAGCGTACCAGTAATCCAGCCACAAAAGCTCATGGCAACAGTGAGAAGGAGACTATTACAAGCACTCCGGCTCTACAGGGATAGTGGAGCAGACCTCAAACCATACATAGAGAAGGCAAGCGAACTAGGATTCAAGAAGGCAAAGGAGCACTTGAAGAGTGGATGGAACTGCACCATCCAGCCACCACTAGCACAGAGCGGAGAAAAAAGCACCGACACAGGAATGGACGGCTACTGTCCCGCATGTACGATATTCGGAGTCGCACTAACCGACGCACAGTACTCTAAGGCTAGCAAGATGAGTGTCGGGATAAAGACAAGGGTTCACTTCGACCCTGCATTCGCCACTTCAAGACAAGTACAGCCAGAAACCCACAATAAGGTAACAGAAGGAGTAATTTCAACAACCGGAGGAGCGCTATTCAGCGATATACACGTCATGCCGGGAACATTATTCATCGGTAGAGTAACCCTGCATGACGTGACAGAGCCAGAACTACTAGCAGTACTATACTCGCTCGTAACAACCGAGGAAATAGGTGGAAGAAGCGGCGTCTACGGGACAGTAAAAATAGAGCTCCTAGGAATAAGGTGTGGAACATACTCATTAACAACAGCACTAGACCTAGCAGACAAGATTGCCAGTGAGAACCTCAAGAAACCGAGCGAAATAACCAGCAAACTCAAAGAAATAATCACCCAGATGGGCTTCATATCAATAAACAACGATGGCATCCTCTCAAGAGTAAACCCAGCAGAAAAAGACGGAGTATTCAAGGAACTATGGGACGCCAGTATAGACTTCGCGGAACAGATGGATAAACTAGTTTCTGGCCTCAAGTGA
- the cas6 gene encoding CRISPR system precrRNA processing endoribonuclease RAMP protein Cas6: MENVKAIRAWLTIEAEEPIATFTGQLVKTLLYTLNREIRLLHGMRGIISPIHISPLFTPGRRFHELGTLVTPLYRYNKNVRAYELDPIKLNGEYVIHIGGDASLIDLVSKSLARLRSSLMLKYTDNIVTFKLEKIEDVTSHISRKNLDSDKITLYLKGPVKPFNVIAPSRLPKFSISSYEILITGYMYFKRVYTLTYHEVVNAMRILGLLVETYYSLNTVKPVLIPYKGKEPAMIGKITYIVDTNKPEEKQTLNKILNIAEITGTGESRSNGFGTVTWITKT, from the coding sequence TTGGAGAACGTTAAGGCGATCAGAGCATGGTTAACTATTGAAGCCGAAGAGCCGATAGCTACATTCACCGGGCAACTCGTCAAAACACTCCTCTACACTCTAAACAGGGAGATAAGGCTACTGCATGGAATGCGGGGAATCATATCGCCCATCCACATATCACCTTTATTCACGCCTGGAAGGAGGTTTCACGAGCTAGGCACGCTAGTCACACCACTATACCGGTACAATAAAAATGTAAGAGCATATGAACTCGACCCCATCAAGCTAAACGGGGAATACGTTATCCACATAGGGGGAGACGCGTCTCTCATAGACTTGGTCTCTAAGAGCCTTGCTAGGCTAAGGTCGAGCCTGATGCTAAAGTATACGGACAATATAGTAACGTTTAAACTAGAGAAAATAGAGGACGTGACAAGCCATATATCCAGGAAAAACCTAGATAGCGATAAGATCACACTATACCTCAAGGGACCCGTCAAACCGTTCAACGTAATAGCACCATCGCGACTCCCAAAATTCAGCATATCCTCATATGAAATACTAATCACGGGCTACATGTACTTCAAGAGAGTCTACACGCTAACATACCACGAGGTGGTAAATGCAATGAGAATACTAGGCCTCCTAGTCGAAACATACTACAGCCTAAACACGGTCAAGCCAGTACTCATTCCCTACAAGGGCAAAGAACCCGCGATGATAGGCAAAATCACATATATCGTCGATACAAACAAACCAGAAGAAAAACAAACACTAAATAAAATACTTAACATAGCAGAAATAACAGGAACAGGAGAATCGCGTAGCAACGGCTTCGGAACAGTAACCTGGATCACCAAGACATAG
- a CDS encoding DUF1152 domain-containing protein, protein MSLIVGGLGGGGDIGLALILAAQLKDAKPVFASFSGCSPDKYGGSRIVRSLFTPATYNPRDFEWSLKKLAPKAPVYKICLRAPREEVMEGVEWLISTYKPRCTLHTDLGGDGLLTGYEESLGSYIADTLARAVLHEVATRHRIHSTLAVGALQLEGGRRRLFSLEEQVAAIAYYEGLGHLLGVIDPPRDTVHVAKLLLYPGKEMVSVMLPLYIASLEGRTAIRITKGYSTGYHKLDWWTPYVFLLDAKGTCEASPLCRSALENWIDGIANWQRPNPSREYARILKRVKRDPEGWLKKIIKKYTSSQSQEGISLAAIINC, encoded by the coding sequence ATGAGCCTTATTGTAGGCGGGTTGGGTGGGGGCGGCGACATAGGCCTAGCCCTGATCCTGGCCGCGCAACTCAAGGACGCTAAGCCGGTCTTCGCCAGCTTCTCGGGCTGCAGCCCGGACAAGTATGGCGGCTCCCGCATCGTAAGGAGCCTCTTCACCCCTGCAACCTACAACCCCAGGGATTTCGAGTGGTCCCTGAAGAAGCTCGCTCCAAAGGCCCCCGTCTACAAGATATGCCTGAGGGCTCCCCGGGAGGAGGTCATGGAGGGTGTAGAGTGGCTCATATCAACCTACAAGCCCCGCTGCACGCTCCACACCGACCTGGGAGGAGACGGGCTCCTAACCGGCTACGAGGAGAGCCTAGGTAGCTACATAGCCGATACACTGGCTAGAGCAGTCCTACACGAGGTAGCCACCAGACACAGGATACACTCCACGCTGGCCGTTGGCGCCCTCCAGCTAGAAGGCGGTAGGAGGAGGCTCTTCAGCCTCGAAGAACAGGTAGCCGCCATCGCCTACTACGAGGGCCTAGGCCACCTGCTTGGAGTAATAGACCCGCCCCGAGACACGGTGCACGTGGCTAAGCTCCTGCTATATCCGGGCAAGGAGATGGTATCAGTAATGCTACCCCTATACATAGCATCGCTGGAGGGGAGGACCGCTATAAGGATAACGAAGGGCTACAGCACAGGCTACCACAAACTAGACTGGTGGACCCCCTACGTGTTCCTACTAGACGCCAAGGGAACCTGCGAAGCCAGTCCACTATGCAGGAGCGCCCTGGAAAACTGGATAGACGGCATAGCAAACTGGCAACGCCCCAACCCGTCACGGGAATACGCGAGGATACTGAAACGAGTCAAAAGAGACCCAGAGGGATGGCTGAAAAAGATAATTAAGAAATACACGAGCAGCCAAAGCCAAGAAGGGATAAGCCTCGCAGCGATAATAAACTGCTAG
- a CDS encoding inositol-3-phosphate synthase, with the protein MARIRAAIAGVGNCASALIQGVYYYKHADEGEEIPGLTSVRLGGYHVDDIEWVAAFDASKKKIGKDLAEAIFQPPNITPRFADIPKQLGVTVEPGPVLDGVAPHMRERFDPHDEEVGLDHVVNVLRESQADILINFLPVGSEQATRFYARAALEAGTAFINGIPVFIAGDPTGEWPRLYEEKRLPLVGDDIKGQLGATILHRTLVRLMHMRGVRVEETYQLNIGGNTDFENMLMEERLASKRISKTSAVTSILPYGEKLWREGKVRIGPSDYVPFLGNTKIAYIYLKGKSFAGFPVTLEVKLQVDDKSMFAGAMIDAIRATKIALDRGIGGPLISVSAPFFKHPPVQAPSDEDALNWLQEFIKGERSR; encoded by the coding sequence ATGGCGAGGATTAGAGCGGCAATAGCAGGAGTAGGGAACTGCGCCTCCGCACTCATACAGGGAGTATACTACTACAAGCACGCCGACGAGGGCGAGGAGATACCCGGCCTCACCAGCGTGAGGCTAGGAGGCTACCACGTAGACGACATAGAATGGGTGGCCGCATTCGACGCCTCAAAAAAGAAGATAGGAAAAGACCTAGCAGAAGCGATATTCCAGCCACCAAACATAACACCCAGATTCGCCGACATACCAAAGCAACTAGGAGTCACCGTCGAGCCAGGCCCCGTGCTCGACGGGGTAGCACCCCACATGAGAGAGAGGTTCGACCCCCACGATGAAGAGGTAGGACTAGACCATGTAGTAAACGTGTTAAGAGAGAGCCAGGCCGACATACTAATCAACTTCCTCCCAGTAGGGAGCGAGCAGGCGACCAGATTCTACGCCAGGGCAGCTCTAGAAGCCGGGACAGCCTTCATAAACGGGATCCCAGTATTCATAGCCGGCGACCCCACGGGCGAGTGGCCCAGGCTCTACGAGGAGAAGCGGCTACCGCTCGTGGGAGACGACATCAAGGGCCAGCTGGGGGCCACGATACTCCACAGGACCCTGGTAAGGCTCATGCACATGAGGGGCGTGCGCGTGGAGGAGACCTACCAGTTAAACATAGGGGGCAACACAGACTTCGAGAACATGCTCATGGAGGAGAGGCTTGCGAGCAAGAGGATAAGCAAGACGAGTGCAGTAACAAGCATACTACCCTACGGCGAGAAGCTCTGGCGGGAGGGCAAGGTTAGGATAGGGCCAAGCGACTACGTCCCATTCCTGGGGAACACCAAGATAGCATACATCTACCTGAAGGGCAAGAGCTTCGCCGGCTTCCCAGTAACGCTAGAAGTCAAGCTACAGGTCGACGACAAAAGCATGTTCGCAGGCGCGATGATAGATGCGATAAGGGCGACGAAGATAGCGCTCGACAGGGGGATAGGCGGGCCCCTCATAAGCGTATCGGCACCATTCTTCAAACACCCACCAGTGCAGGCGCCGAGCGACGAGGATGCACTCAACTGGCTCCAAGAGTTCATCAAGGGAGAACGATCAAGATAA
- a CDS encoding PadR family transcriptional regulator, giving the protein MEAKPLKRLEKKLTVEVLWLYIIAVLLEKPTYGYDVRRRIRERFGFKPATVTTYTVIYRLEREGLIEKKSDGTYTVTEEGEMIFQEGVEMLGRVYQLLSSQASNVQKG; this is encoded by the coding sequence GTGGAGGCGAAGCCGCTGAAGCGCCTGGAGAAGAAGCTCACGGTAGAGGTGCTATGGCTGTACATCATAGCGGTCCTCCTGGAAAAGCCGACCTATGGCTACGACGTGAGGAGGAGGATAAGGGAGCGGTTCGGGTTCAAACCAGCCACGGTAACCACCTACACCGTGATATACAGGCTTGAGAGGGAGGGACTCATAGAGAAGAAGAGCGATGGAACCTACACCGTTACAGAGGAGGGGGAAATGATCTTCCAGGAGGGGGTCGAGATGCTGGGCAGGGTCTACCAGCTCCTCTCCAGCCAAGCCAGCAACGTGCAGAAGGGATAA
- the acnA gene encoding aconitate hydratase AcnA, producing MRIDKKAFEDYIESPRGRAKIYRVDKITELGLGDYAALPYSIRIVLENLVRNYDGYVVRDEEVLAAANWRDHAGKKDIPLFPTRVIMQDFTGVPAVVDLAAMRDAVKDFGRDPASLNPLIPVHLIIDHSVQVDYFGTAYSLAWNIKREYERNSERYTLLKWAQKSFNNMKVAPPGKGIIHQVNLEHIAQLVWLGKWNGELTAYPDSVLGTDSHTTMINGLSVLGWGVGGIEAEATILGQPYYMLLPEVVGVKLEGELPEGATATDLVLYITEKLRKIGVVGKFVEYFGEGVKKLSVPDRATIANMSPEYGATMGYFPPDEATINFLLLTGRDPAHVKLVENYLKTLGIWYSLDNPTPQYTQVVEIDLNDVEPSIAGPSHPEDRIPLREAKKRTREIVESYLKEKKRGKIVVELETDGEKYTLEDGHVVLAGITSCTNTSNPGLMIAAGLLAKKAVERGLSTKPWVKTSNAPGSRVVPDYWEKLGLMPYLEALRFHVTGFGCTVCIGNSGPLPPAIEEAIKKNDLWTATVLSGNRNFSGRIHPLARGNFLASPPLVIAYALAGRIDIDFYNEPIGYDPNGEPVYLRDIWPSAEEVRKAVEEALDPESYRRKYSNIWEGDEHWNKLPAHESVTYPWDPKSTYIKKPPFFEGMPLEPPEPKDITGARVLVWAPDRTTTDHISPAGRILPETKAGQYLLSLGVKPHELNTCGSRRGNHEVMMRCTFDNPRFRNKLVPDREGGWTIFWPTKEVVHVYDAAMKYKEMGIPLIILAGRQYGTGSSRDWAAKGPALLGVKAVIAESYERIHRSNLVGMGILPLEFMPGENAEKLGLDGSEVYDILGISEGLYPGKILTVRARKEDGRVIEFKVKARLDTPIEVEYYKHGGILQYVLRTRFLKK from the coding sequence GTGAGGATAGACAAGAAGGCATTTGAAGACTATATCGAGAGCCCGCGGGGAAGGGCCAAGATATACAGGGTCGACAAGATAACAGAGCTAGGGCTAGGCGACTACGCGGCGCTACCATACTCTATAAGGATAGTCCTGGAGAACCTGGTCAGGAACTACGACGGCTACGTCGTCCGCGACGAGGAGGTGCTGGCAGCGGCCAATTGGAGAGACCACGCTGGTAAGAAGGACATACCACTCTTCCCGACCCGAGTGATAATGCAAGACTTCACGGGAGTCCCGGCAGTAGTCGACTTGGCGGCTATGAGGGACGCCGTGAAGGATTTCGGGAGGGACCCGGCATCGCTCAACCCCCTGATACCGGTACACCTCATAATAGACCACAGTGTACAGGTAGACTACTTCGGGACCGCCTACTCGCTGGCCTGGAACATAAAGAGGGAGTACGAGAGGAACTCCGAGAGATACACCCTGCTGAAATGGGCCCAGAAGTCCTTCAACAACATGAAGGTGGCACCGCCAGGTAAGGGCATAATACACCAGGTGAACCTAGAACACATAGCCCAGCTGGTATGGCTGGGGAAGTGGAACGGGGAGCTCACAGCCTACCCCGACAGCGTGCTAGGCACGGACAGCCACACAACGATGATCAACGGACTCAGCGTCCTGGGATGGGGAGTCGGGGGGATAGAGGCCGAGGCGACGATACTCGGCCAGCCCTACTACATGCTACTACCAGAGGTGGTAGGCGTCAAGCTGGAGGGAGAACTGCCGGAGGGAGCGACTGCCACAGACCTAGTCCTCTACATAACGGAGAAGCTCAGGAAGATCGGCGTGGTAGGGAAGTTCGTGGAGTACTTTGGAGAGGGAGTCAAGAAGCTGTCTGTCCCCGACAGGGCGACGATAGCGAACATGTCCCCAGAGTATGGCGCTACGATGGGCTACTTCCCGCCCGACGAGGCGACCATCAACTTCCTCCTACTAACAGGGAGGGACCCCGCCCACGTCAAGCTAGTCGAGAACTACCTCAAGACACTGGGGATATGGTACAGTCTAGACAACCCGACGCCACAGTATACACAGGTCGTCGAGATCGACCTGAACGATGTAGAGCCCAGTATAGCGGGTCCAAGCCATCCGGAAGACAGGATACCGCTCCGCGAGGCCAAGAAGAGGACGAGGGAGATCGTGGAGTCTTACCTGAAGGAGAAGAAGAGGGGCAAGATAGTAGTCGAGCTGGAAACCGACGGGGAGAAATACACGCTCGAAGACGGGCACGTGGTGCTAGCTGGTATAACCAGCTGTACAAACACCAGCAACCCCGGGCTAATGATAGCGGCTGGGCTACTAGCCAAGAAAGCCGTAGAGAGGGGGCTATCCACGAAGCCCTGGGTCAAGACCAGCAACGCACCGGGGAGCAGGGTCGTACCGGACTACTGGGAGAAGCTAGGGCTAATGCCATACCTAGAAGCGCTGCGGTTCCACGTGACGGGCTTCGGATGCACCGTCTGTATAGGTAACAGCGGTCCCCTACCGCCAGCTATAGAGGAGGCGATAAAGAAGAACGACCTATGGACGGCCACCGTATTGAGCGGGAACAGGAACTTCTCCGGCAGGATACACCCCCTGGCACGCGGGAACTTCCTAGCGAGCCCGCCACTAGTGATAGCATACGCCCTGGCAGGCAGGATAGACATAGACTTCTACAACGAGCCCATAGGCTACGACCCCAACGGAGAGCCGGTATACCTAAGGGACATATGGCCCAGTGCAGAGGAGGTTAGAAAGGCCGTAGAGGAGGCACTAGACCCAGAATCCTACAGGCGGAAGTACTCCAACATATGGGAGGGCGACGAGCACTGGAATAAGCTCCCAGCCCACGAATCAGTGACCTATCCATGGGACCCCAAGAGCACGTACATAAAGAAGCCGCCCTTCTTCGAGGGCATGCCCCTGGAGCCCCCCGAGCCGAAGGACATAACCGGGGCCAGGGTACTAGTATGGGCGCCAGACAGGACTACTACAGACCACATAAGCCCAGCCGGCAGGATACTGCCTGAGACGAAGGCTGGACAATACCTGCTAAGCCTCGGAGTCAAGCCACACGAGCTCAACACCTGCGGTTCAAGGAGAGGGAACCACGAGGTAATGATGAGGTGCACGTTCGACAACCCACGCTTCAGGAACAAGCTAGTCCCGGACAGGGAAGGCGGGTGGACCATATTCTGGCCGACCAAGGAGGTAGTCCACGTCTATGACGCCGCGATGAAGTACAAGGAAATGGGCATACCGCTAATCATACTAGCCGGGAGACAATACGGTACAGGTAGCAGCAGGGACTGGGCCGCCAAGGGACCAGCACTCCTAGGAGTCAAGGCCGTGATAGCCGAGAGCTACGAGAGGATACACAGGAGCAACCTCGTAGGCATGGGCATACTGCCCCTCGAATTCATGCCAGGCGAGAACGCTGAAAAACTCGGCCTAGACGGGAGCGAGGTCTACGACATCCTGGGCATAAGCGAGGGCCTATACCCCGGGAAGATACTAACCGTCAGGGCTAGGAAGGAGGACGGCAGGGTGATAGAGTTCAAGGTGAAGGCCAGGCTCGACACCCCGATAGAAGTGGAATACTACAAGCACGGCGGCATACTCCAGTACGTCCTGAGGACCAGGTTCCTCAAGAAATAG
- a CDS encoding 5-formyltetrahydrofolate cyclo-ligase produces the protein MRREVWRRLQDSGAAKPPFPVEGRIPNFQGAEEAAARILLLEQWRRAEVVKVNPDSPQRPVRRAALSQGKLLLMPTPRIRRGFLLLDPSRIPARSIGWASTIKGAFRLGMPLASLDKLTSAVDRVDFIVEGSVAVSIHGDRLGKGHGYGDLEWGILSELGLVGEDTPIATTVHDLQVYRDRLPQDKHDVPVDLIATPTRLIQAMDRRPKPRGIYWDELDATKLNEIPILKELAVERNG, from the coding sequence ATAAGAAGGGAGGTTTGGAGGAGGCTCCAGGATTCTGGCGCGGCGAAACCGCCATTCCCAGTCGAGGGGAGGATTCCTAACTTCCAGGGCGCGGAGGAGGCCGCCGCTAGAATACTATTGCTGGAGCAGTGGCGTAGGGCCGAGGTCGTCAAGGTGAACCCCGATTCTCCCCAGAGGCCTGTTAGGCGCGCTGCACTGTCCCAGGGCAAGTTGCTCCTAATGCCGACGCCCAGAATCCGGAGAGGATTCCTCCTACTCGACCCCTCCAGGATACCGGCCAGGAGTATAGGCTGGGCTTCTACAATCAAGGGCGCCTTCAGGCTTGGAATGCCCCTGGCGAGCCTGGATAAGCTGACGAGCGCGGTTGACAGGGTTGATTTCATAGTTGAGGGGAGCGTCGCTGTGAGCATACACGGCGATAGACTTGGAAAGGGCCATGGATACGGGGATCTGGAATGGGGCATATTATCGGAGCTGGGGCTCGTAGGTGAGGACACGCCGATAGCGACTACGGTCCACGACCTACAAGTATACCGAGACCGGCTACCACAGGATAAACACGATGTACCCGTCGACTTGATAGCTACACCAACTAGGCTAATCCAGGCCATGGATAGGAGGCCTAAGCCCAGAGGCATCTACTGGGACGAGCTAGACGCCACCAAATTAAACGAGATCCCGATACTCAAAGAACTAGCGGTGGAGAGAAATGGCTAG
- a CDS encoding macro domain-containing protein, giving the protein MARCWSLPNGITLIVEEGDITRARVDAIVNAANSLLIMGGGVAGAIKRTGGRIIEEEARRHAPIPVGSAIATTAGRLPAKYVIHAPTMERPAMRIPLENAAKATRAALREAERLKLESIALPAMGAGVGGLSVRDVAREMAKVVSEHGARSLRRVHLVAYGEAAYREMIEGVEEALGRGGTSCRGALEE; this is encoded by the coding sequence ATGGCTAGGTGCTGGAGCCTCCCTAACGGCATAACCCTTATCGTAGAAGAGGGAGATATAACCAGGGCCAGGGTAGACGCGATCGTCAACGCGGCCAACAGCCTCCTCATAATGGGTGGAGGAGTCGCCGGGGCCATCAAGAGGACCGGCGGGAGAATCATAGAAGAGGAAGCCAGGAGGCATGCGCCTATCCCGGTGGGAAGCGCAATAGCCACGACGGCGGGGAGGCTCCCGGCCAAGTACGTCATCCACGCCCCCACAATGGAGAGGCCCGCTATGAGGATACCCCTTGAGAACGCCGCCAAGGCCACGAGGGCCGCGTTGAGGGAAGCCGAGAGGCTGAAGCTAGAATCCATAGCCCTCCCCGCTATGGGGGCGGGGGTTGGAGGGTTGAGCGTGAGGGACGTTGCCAGGGAGATGGCCAAGGTGGTCTCGGAGCACGGCGCTAGAAGCCTCAGAAGAGTCCACCTGGTAGCTTACGGTGAAGCGGCCTATAGAGAGATGATAGAGGGGGTCGAGGAGGCACTAGGCCGCGGTGGTACCAGTTGCCGGGGAGCCCTAGAGGAATAA
- a CDS encoding UbiX family flavin prenyltransferase, which translates to MPGSPRGINTVSLALTGASGVRVGVEAAKALHNAGVTIKGIILTRGAIDVARYEDGLSESQLKSLLEGYGPVYREDEFNSPLASSSNQPDAMAIVPASMKTVAALASGYSNNLVTRAALAILRLGRRLVVAPRETPVGVIELENMARLARAGAVIVPLCMGYYTRPETIDDVTRFLAGKVLDALGVENDLYRRWRGAEN; encoded by the coding sequence TTGCCGGGGAGCCCTAGAGGAATAAACACGGTATCGCTCGCCCTAACCGGGGCCTCGGGGGTAAGAGTCGGAGTCGAGGCTGCAAAAGCCCTCCACAACGCTGGTGTAACTATAAAGGGTATTATCCTAACCCGAGGGGCCATAGACGTGGCCCGCTATGAGGACGGCCTAAGCGAGAGCCAGTTAAAGAGCCTTCTAGAAGGCTACGGCCCAGTGTACAGGGAGGACGAGTTCAACTCGCCACTAGCCAGTAGCAGTAACCAGCCCGATGCGATGGCCATCGTCCCCGCTAGTATGAAGACCGTGGCGGCACTGGCCAGCGGGTATTCTAATAACCTTGTAACGAGGGCCGCGCTAGCTATACTGAGGCTGGGCAGGAGGCTCGTCGTAGCGCCCCGGGAGACGCCTGTTGGGGTAATCGAGTTGGAGAACATGGCTAGGCTCGCCAGGGCTGGGGCTGTAATAGTACCCCTCTGCATGGGTTACTACACTAGGCCGGAGACGATCGACGATGTGACGCGGTTCCTGGCTGGGAAGGTGTTGGATGCGCTGGGCGTGGAGAATGATCTCTATAGGAGGTGGAGGGGAGCGGAGAACTAG